The sequence GCATGGGGTTGGACACCCCATCTCCTTTCCATGGGTAACAGGAACAGCCCACAGGCCAGGCAAATAGCCAGCTAACACTAACATTACATGAGTGCACATGGGGTCACACGCATCGCAGGAATGTGTTTCCAGTCCACAGACATCTTTCAGGTCCAAAGTGAGTCCATGTCGGCCAAAGCAATCAGTCCTCTCTGGATTCCATGGGTCCAGTTCTGCAGTCCGTCTCATATCGCCAGACTCCATGAAATGAGCCGGACACCTCCCTTTACCCAGGAGTGtcctggaacacacacacacacacacacacacaaacagggaaCTCGTAAAGAACCCCTTAAAGAATACTCTCCTTTCAGATCACCCCAGATCCTTCTGAATGGTGGTGTGTTCAGGTTCATCTGCTTCAGAGTCAGAGGACGCAGTTATAAATGAGCAGAGAGTAAAAGTATTAACGAAcgaacgaactccctgtctcgctacggacagcttcttcaccccattccttcagacggggcctgaagacacacctcttcagactctacctggactgactcagcacacaattgctgccccccccccaccatcagtgctgtcgtaaattgctgtgctttctaaattgtgctttttaaattgtttcttgttgccgcctttaccctgacgctcattgcgccgtttgtagttgttgaagtccgccgtttgaaagtgtatcgtattagttgccctataggctgtaattgtacaaatctaatagtactgtgtcctcaaacagaccttgctctcagctgagaactgtctcattgtggaactgtacacatcctgtccccatactgtcgctatacttgctgtatgcacttttgtaagtcgctttggataaaagcgtctgctaaataaataaacataaatgtaagtattacagtgttattaTAGTAGTATTATTATAGTATATTTCATACTGACACTGACATGATGCAATGCATGGAGCAACCTGCCAGGTTTTTACCTGGAGTCAGAGACTCTGGTATCCTTCAACAGCATCCTGCCCACAGCCCTCTATTAAAAGCAGAGGGGAGGCTGAGATAAGCCAAATGGCCTTGTTTGTATTATTATACTATTCTGTATTCTTTGCTTGGTTTATCTGATTGAGCAGTCGTGATTGGTCAGACGTGTCTGTGTGGCCTGTCTTATGGGAAATGAATGAGCAAGTGTGCCATCTGTACTAGAGAGCTGACTCAGTCTCTGCCCATCTCTACTAGAGAGTCAACTCAGTCTCTGCCCATTTCTGCTACAGAGCCAACTCAGTCTGAGCTGAGGCAGTCCAAAGGTGTGTTGGtggttttaaaagacaaaatgccCCCGTTACCTCAGAAAATCAGACAGAACAGCACCTGTGTGGCTCACCTGTGCTCCTGGCCTGTTTCAGCAGCAGGGTGTGGTGCAgaaacagccacacagagaaaatgcagcaGGGCCTGAGAACAAGACAGAGAATTGACTGACATGTATGTTTTATAACTTCCTCTTTAATCTTTTGGATGATAACATGGACGAATTGCCCATGTTAGCTGTCTTACTACAGTACTTGTGTTAGCTGTGTACCCATGTATCTGCATACATGTGctacctgtgtgcctgtgttacctgtgttaGTTGGAGCTGCTGCCGCCCTTCATCTCCTGCAGGGTGATGTCcttctctttcttgctctctgttGCCCACAGGGGGTCCCCCTGCTGGGCAGGTGTGAAAGGCAgcctgggggcggggctgatgctcctgcagcacagcagcCTGCCATAGGCCCTGCGGAAGTCCCGGTTCAGGGCACCGTACAGCAGCGGGTTCAGGGCTGAGTTGGCGTAGCCCAGCCACAGCACCACAGAATAGGCTGTTTGTGGCGGGTCTGGCTCCTCGCGTAGGCCCATGCAGGTGAAGAAGGTGAAGTAGGGGAACCAGCAGACAATGAAAGCGCCCAGAACGGCAGCCAGCGTCACGGTGGCCTTGTGCTCCCGCGCCACAGCGACTGTGCTGAAGGAGGAGGGCCGGCTGTTGATGCGCCGCGCCTGCTCCCGCGCGATGCGGAAGATTCGGTAGTAGGTCACGCACATGGCGAGCAGGGGGAGGTAGAAGGTGGCGAAGGCGTCCAGCAGCACGTAGCTGCGGTTCCACTCGAAGCGGCAGGCTCTCTCGTCCCGGCCCTGCTTCTGGTTCTGCACGCTGAAGTCCGGCGTGTTCCAGCCCATGTGGATGGGCAGGAAGGACACCATCAGCGAAACGGTCCAGATCACTGCCATCGCCACGGCGACACTGCCGGACGTAACCAGTGCCGGGTAGCGTAGCGGAGCGGTGACGGCTACGTAGCGGTCCACGCTGATGGCGAGAAGGTTGAGGATGGAGGCGGTGCAGAGCATGACGTCCACACTAATGTAGATGTTGCAGAAGGTGGCCCCCAGGGGCCACTCCCCTGTCAGCTGCAGCATGGCAGACAGCGGTTGCACCAGCAGGCCCAGCAGCAGGTCCGTCACCGCCAGCGACACGATGAAGCAGTTTGTGACACAACGCAGCTTCCGGCTTGCGCCCACTGCCAGACACACCAGCACGTTCCCAAACACTGTCAGCACAATGATgagcaccagcaccaccaccagccCTGTGGAGACCATTGCCAGGGGTCTGTCTGTCCCCTCCCTGGTCACCACATCTACATAATGCAGAGTTCCATCCAATCAGCAGTGAGGCTCAATTCATCACTGCATCATCCTTCCAAAGGACCATCCAATCCAAAGCATGGGCAGAGGGGTCAGAGTGTTTTTTCGACAGGTGGAGTGGGGAGGAACGTGACCCCCCAGTCTTCCCCTCTCAGTGTCAGTGCAGCTACTACCTGCAAAAGAACAGCCAGCATCAGCCTCTGCTGGGTAGAGGAGCAAGAGAGATCCTCTTTTATTCTGTTCCTTCATTCAAATCAACACACCCCAAACCAGGCCAGATCAATCTATCCAGACCAGCTCAGATCAGTCCATCACACACCATCTCAGATCAACACTCCCCAAACCAGGCCAGATCAATCTATCTCAACCCAGCTCACGTCATCACTATACAATCTCTGTTTTCAGAGTAAAACTGTTTTCCTTTCCCCATTAACTTAATGTATCTGTAACAGGACTCACCGCTTCTCTAAATCCCATTTTGTGAAGAGCTCATTGACAGTTCCATAGCGCTGTAGTGCTATAGTGCTATGCGCACTCAATTTGGATTGATCTATTCATTGATGCAGCAAATGAATCGCTGATTTTCAGGCCTGGGCTTGGTTAGTTCTTTAACAGGAGACTATCTTTGAAAACCAATGTGTTGCTGAAAGTGGTGTTGTGGGCCAGTAGGGAGCAATGTTCTCTCTGGGCCTAACAGGAGaccagtgccccagtggaatgatggggacactgtgctacAGTAGAGTCTGTCTTCCAGATAAGAGAATAAAACCAATCCCCTGCCTCTCTACGGTCATCAAAGGTCCCATGATACTTTTCACAAAGAGTTGGGGGCTTCTGGGTGCCCTGGCTAAAttcaatctggccatctaatagtacattatattacattacattgcatgcatttagcagacgctcttatccggagcaacttccagcacaacagaacataagtatatccattcaagttaaatgagctcATTTAATAATCCCCCAGTTTAACTTGCTAAATAATTCCCTCACCTGATCTGGTGAGTGttctaatgaaaaatgttgtatCACCCATGTGGGGCTAAGCATTGGTGGTGGTAAAAGTGTGCCCCCATCCATTGTAAAGTGGTTTGATGTGTTTGAAAGTTGCTATATACATGCAATCCATTATTAGTATTAgcattgttgttattgttgccagtaataatgataataataattaatagcAGTAGCAGATgctacctcacacacacagctcttgcCTCATGGCGGGTCAGAAAACACCTCAGCCTGACAGCGGCTCCATGTAGGGGAGAGACTCCCCTACTGCCCCAGGATGCCGGCGATTCTGGGAAGGGAGCCATGTGGCTGAGAGAGTAAGAGTGTGGCAGACATGATCTGGCAGAAACAAATACCTCTCTGCCCGTGCCCCCTCTCGCCTGCGGCTGCGCTCTGTGTATGTCTCAGTGCGCCGTGATTACGCTCGTCATTACACAGTGGGAATGTGAGAAACGCCTCTGTTTTAGATGACTGTAAACAAAGCCAGCTCCCACAGGGACTTTGGAGATTGGGGCGCACAAACAGTgaggagaggaaatgaaacaggATGAACACAGGAGAGGAACTGGGCTTTACTCAGGGAGCAAAGCTCTGATGGTAGCTACTGTCACTGACAGAGCTCCACATCACTGCCCTCCTTACGAAGAGCTTTCAGCACTATAAGACACATCTGCACCAGGAGTCAGACAGTGTGTACAGGACTATGCTATAGGATTCATACATCCAATATGAAGCTAGTTTGCTCAAGACAGATATCTCACACATCCTTGCCCCTTGAAGTGCTGTTGGTGTCCAGTGGGGGGCACTCTCACCCctggacaaaatgaaaaagttgtGCCTCCCATGATGGGGACACCATCCTGCAGGGTGTGGAGTCTTTCAGATGGGAGTTTCAGAGGTCCTGAGTCCTTAGGGTCGTTAAAGTTTCTAAAACAGCAGGCGTGTTGGTCAAAACCCACACACTGGGTCTGTCTGTGGGACACCTGATTGGCTATGTGATCCCCTGAGGGACACTTAATTGGCCATGTGATATCCTGCATCGCACCCACTCTGCTTTCCCACGTCATCACtggaacagaaaaatgaagtaCCAGATGACCTTCTTGTCTAAACAAAGGctttaaaaagattaaatgGATCCATTTCAAAATGGGGGACGTTCCTGACTGAGGCTTGAATGACGACAGCTGCGTAGGCCATGGGTTTACACTGTgctcctgcaggacagaggagTGCTTACATCACTACATTTTGGGCAGCACTGCTCCTCCCCAACATGCTCCTGATGTGTCTGATAGCACGTCTCATCGCTGATCAAAGAGAATAACATTGTCACTTTCCTTTAGCCAACCAAACAACCTCTTTCATGTTTAAGGATGCTGTGGACCACACGAGTGCatgattacatttaaaacagacagtGCACTTGATACTCTACAGAGCTGTACCTGGACTCTCCTTGTTCCAACAACTGCAAAGAAATTGCAATGAATTGGAAAATTGAAAAAGGAGGTCTGTTTGACCTTTATCCCCTCATTATTGACCTTTATCCCTCACTATCCCTTCAACTGGAACACTCCCAGGGCACAGTCAGTCATTTAAACCAGCAAACCTAAACAGGAGTACAATGTGCACAGCTTTAAGAaagctctgctctgtctcttccACAGCACAGCTGCTCTGCTCCACAGCACGCACAGacactgtcagtgctccgcctccttagctgtcgtgcttttgttttccttgtgtttttcctgccccgctccccgcccggtctccgcccgcctgattgcctgcacacctgctttccatcccctcgtcagccttgccctatatgttccctgcttttccctgtcccgttgctagttcgtcacagtgtttttctcctgtttcgtccccggcgttcgctttatgcttctgtctgcctgtttcccgtttttcgaccctgcttgtaccctgacctcgtttttgcctgcctccttgcctcgttcgcttgattgcctgcctgtccggttccccgaccttgcctgctccgatttcccgatcctcgctctgtccacggactgtctcccggttttcgaccctgcaTGTTTTCGaattagcgatctgcctgacaattccgttaaagacgcttggaacccgaagctcccgtggtccgcgcctgagtccctgcctgagccccgacagaCACAACTCTCttccacaacacacacacacacacatacacacattgctCTCTtccacaacacacaaacagctcttctccacagcacagacacaacgCTCTCTTCTACAACACTGGTTCACAGCACTGGACCTTCAAAAACTCTCACTAAAGGACAACAGGCCAAAACCAAATGCCTGTTTCCATGCCGACTGCCCAAATTAGATCATTGGTATGCTGTggccactcacacacacacatacatacacacacacacacacacacacacacacacacacacacacacacacacacacacacacacacacacacacacacacacacacacacacacacacacattcatgaaCACATATGGGAAGAGATGCTCTCTGCCCATGTGCTGTCAGGCTGCcagtggcagtgtgtgagaACTTGAACCCACTCTGAGCCAGTTTTTCCTGCCCCTGAGTCTTAGTCCCGAAATCTTTCTCCCTCATTGGTTCTGATGTGGCAGCATTGCTTTTGTGCATTTAGTATTAAATCATTCTCATTTTAACAGAGAGATTGAGTTACATTCAATAATCTTGAGTGTATCACAGAGACCTCCAtcctgctttaaaaataaattcttttctTGCTCGGACTAAAATGATCTCATTCTGCAGTTCCACATTAGAGCAATCAGGTAAAGTAGTCAGCTGCAGCGGGGCGTGTCGGCCCCGTAGCCCTGGCGTCTGTGCCAGGCTGCTGTCCAAAAGTCTCACTGTAGGGTATGTGGCAGTGGGGAGAGACTCAGTGACCACCGAAGCAAGTGGACTCATAATTAGCCATGAAATGCACCAGCAGCCATTGTGACTTTGGGGGCGCAGAAACGACGCCCCAGAAAGCACCATGAATGCCAGTGCCAGACCAGCTTCCCAAAGAGGTGAAGGGCAGCTCATCTTTGCCCCTTGGTTTTCTCCAGAGAGACGACCCTTAGGCCCTGTGTACATGGACACAGGTGCAGTATACAGCAGACTGCTGCTGGAAAAGTTGGATAAGAAAATACCTACCAGACTACAGCAGTGACAGAAGTGGTTCTGCTTTAGATGCAGTTCTGTCGGGGAAACTGTGCTAATTGTTGACAGTTCACCATCTTGTAACTCTTGGATTATGGGGAGGGTCATTCAAGCATTGCCGGACAGAAAGGGACTTATTTGCCCATTTTGggtgaaaacaaagacaagcaTCCTGGAGAGTTCTGTCAAGAAGCTGTGTTTGCTAGAAGAAACAGCAACTTAATGACACCTTTGTAGCATTTACGAGCCAGCAGTAATGGTTGTGTTCCAACCATTGAGTCATGCACTAGCAACCCTGGACCGCACAAGACAAAGCTTTGAAAAAGAAGAGTGGCAATGCTAAGGACTTTGAAGAACTTGTTTCATAACACTTAACTGGCCCTGTAAATAGTCATTTAATCATCATAATTCTGGACATGTCCAGTGAATATACAGTTGCATGCTGAGAATTGCTTGT comes from Megalops cyprinoides isolate fMegCyp1 chromosome 3, fMegCyp1.pri, whole genome shotgun sequence and encodes:
- the LOC118774424 gene encoding histamine H2 receptor-like → MVSTGLVVVLVLIIVLTVFGNVLVCLAVGASRKLRCVTNCFIVSLAVTDLLLGLLVQPLSAMLQLTGEWPLGATFCNIYISVDVMLCTASILNLLAISVDRYVAVTAPLRYPALVTSGSVAVAMAVIWTVSLMVSFLPIHMGWNTPDFSVQNQKQGRDERACRFEWNRSYVLLDAFATFYLPLLAMCVTYYRIFRIAREQARRINSRPSSFSTVAVAREHKATVTLAAVLGAFIVCWFPYFTFFTCMGLREEPDPPQTAYSVVLWLGYANSALNPLLYGALNRDFRRAYGRLLCCRSISPAPRLPFTPAQQGDPLWATESKKEKDITLQEMKGGSSSN